One genomic window of Phoenix dactylifera cultivar Barhee BC4 chromosome 6, palm_55x_up_171113_PBpolish2nd_filt_p, whole genome shotgun sequence includes the following:
- the LOC103709249 gene encoding 40S ribosomal protein S19-1-like, whose translation METARTVKDVSPHDFVKAYAAHLKRSGKMELPHWTDIVKTGRFKELAPYDPDWYYIRAASMARKIYLRQGIGVGGFQKIYGGRKRNGSRPPHFCKSSGAIARHILQQLQDSNIIEIDPRGGRKITSQGQRDLDQVAGRIVVVP comes from the exons ATGGAGACGGCCAGGACCGTGAAGGACGTCTCGCCTCACGATTTCGTGAAGGCGTATGCCGCCCACCTCAAGCGATCCGGAAAG ATGGAACTTCCTCACTGGACCGATATtgtgaagactgggaggttcaAGGAGCTTGCTCCTTATGACCCTGATTGGTACTACATCAGAGCTG CTTCGATGGCGAGAAAAATCTATCTGAGACAGGGTATTGGTGTTGGTGGTTTCCAGAAGATATATGGAGGGCGCAAGAGAAATGGATCCCGTCCACCACATTTTTGCAAGAGCAGTGGTGCAATAGCTCGCCACATCTTGCAACAATTGCAGGACTCGAACATCATTGAAATTGATCCAAGAGG tgggaggaaaataacTTCTCAGGGACAACGTGATCTAGATCAAGTAGCAGGCCGGATTGTTGTTGTACCTTGA
- the LOC103709247 gene encoding probable mitochondrial-processing peptidase subunit beta, mitochondrial — protein MAIRKLLTLGRRRLPLLHPSRSASTVPAAAATPSDVAPSTSGPPVMHYDLLVRAVSAKIQRLDNPDSRFLRYSSPYPALADHTPIVAVPETRVTTLPNGLRVATESTLASRTATVGVWIDAGSRFETDETNGTAHFLEHMIFKGTADRTVRQLEEEIENMGGHLNAYTSREQTTYYAKMMDKDVPKALEILADILQNSSFDENRINRERDVILREMEEVEGQTEEVIFDHLHATAFQYTPLGRTILGPAQNIKTITKEHLKNYISTHYTAPRMVISAAGAVKHEDIVEQVKKLFTKLSADPTTASQLVAKEPAVFTGSEVRIIDDDLPLAQFAVAFSGASWTDPDSIALMVMQSMLGSWNKGAGGGKHMGSELAQRIAINEIAESMMAFNTNYKDTGLFGVYAVAKPDCLDDLAYAIMYEINKMSYRVSEADVTRARNQLKSSIQLHMDGTSPVAEDIGRQLLTYGRRIPVAELFARIDAVDASTVKRVANRFIFDQDVAIAAMGPIKSLPDYNWFRRRTYMLRY, from the exons ATGGCGATCCGGAAGCTCCTCACCCTCGGCCGCCGCCGCCTTCCCCTCCTCCACCCCTCCCGATCCGCCTCCACCGTCCCAGCTGCCGCGGCCACCCCCTCCGACGTCGCCCCCTCCACCAGCGGCCCCCCCGTCATGCACTACGACCTCCTCGTCCGCGCCGTCAGCGCCAAGATCCAGCGCCTCGACAATCCCGACTCCCGCTTCCTCCGCTACTCCTCCCCCTACCCCGCCCTCGCCGACCACACACCGATCGTCGCTGTCCCGGAGACCCGCGTCACCACCCTCCCCAACGGCCTCCGCGTCGCCACCGAGTCCACCCTCGCCTCCCGCACCGCCACCGTCGGGGTCTGGATCGACGCCGGCAGCCGCTTCGAAACCGACGAGACCAACGGCACGGCCCACTTCCTCGAGCACATGATCTTCAAGGGTACCGCCGATCGGACGGTGAGGCAGCTCGAGGAGGAGATCGAGAACATGGGAGGCCATCTCAACGCCTACACCTCCAGGGAGCAGACCACCTACTACGCCAAGATGATGGACAAGGATGTCCCCAAGGCGCTCGAGATCCTCGCCGACATTCTCCAGAACTCGAGTTTTGACGAAAACCGGATCAATCGGGAGCGCGATGTCATCCTTCGTGAGATGGAAGAG GTGGAGGGACAAACTGAAGAAGTTATCTTTGACCATCTGCATGCAACAGCTTTCCAATATACTCCATTGGGCAGAACAATCCTCGGACCTGCTCAAAATATCAAGACAATCACAAAAGAACACCTTAAGAACTACATTTCAACTCACTATACAGCTCCTAGAATG GTCATCTCTGCTGCTGGCGCTGTCAAGCATGAAGATATAGTTGAGCAGGTGAAGAAGCTGTTCACAAAGCTCTCAGCTGACCCTACAACAGCATCTCAGCTGGTTGCAAAAGAACCAGCTGTTTTTACTGGATCTGAG GTTAGAATTATAGATGATGATCTTCCACTTGCACAATTTGCGGTTGCTTTCAGTGGAGCTTCCTGGACTGATCCGGATTCTATTGCTTTGATGGTCATGCAATCCATGCTGGGTTCTTGGAACAAAGGTGCTGGAGGGGGAAAGCACATGGG CTCAGAGCTTGCACAAAGGATTGCAATTAACGAAATAGCTGAGAGCATGATGGCTTTCAATACCAACTATAAAGATACTGGTCTGTTTGGTGTTTATGCAGTTGCCAAG CCTGATTGCTTGGATGACTTGGCTTATGCAATTATGTATGAGATAAACAAGATGTCCTACCGAGTTTCAGAAGCTGATGTTACTCGTGCTCGTAATCAG CTGAAATCTTCTATTCAACTTCACATGGATGGTACTAGCCCTGTTGCTGAGGACATTGGTCGTCAG CTACTTACATATGGCCGTAGAATACCAGTTGCCGAGCTTTTTGCAAGGATTGATGCAGTTGATGCAAGCACTGTGAAGCGTGTCGCAAACCGCTTCATATTTGATCAG GATGTTGCAATTGCTGCCATGGGACCGATCAAGAGCCTTCCTGATTACAACTGGTTCAGGCGCCGGACCTACATGCTCCGATACTAA